The Bos indicus x Bos taurus breed Angus x Brahman F1 hybrid chromosome 11, Bos_hybrid_MaternalHap_v2.0, whole genome shotgun sequence genome includes a region encoding these proteins:
- the EIF2B4 gene encoding translation initiation factor eIF-2B subunit delta isoform X4 yields the protein MATAAVAVREDSGSGMKAELAPRPGAEGREMTQEEKLQLRKEKKQQKKKRKEEKGTETETGSAVSAAQCQGPAKHLAGPDSQLGTAKEKVPAGRSKAELRAERRAKQEAERALKQARKGDQGGPPPQACPSTAGETPSGVKRLPEHSQVDDPTLLRRLVKKPERQQVPTRKDYGSKVSLFSHLPQYSRQNSLTQFMSIPSSVIHPAMVRLGLQYSQGLVSGSNARCIALLRALQQVIQDYTTPPSEELSRDLVNKLKPYFSFLTQCRPLSASMYNAIKFLNKEITGVSGSKREEEAKSELRAAIDRYIKEKIVLAAQAISRFAYKKISNGDVILVYGCSSLVSHILQEAWAKGRQFRVVVVDSRPRLEAKHTLRSLVRAGVPASYLLIPAASYVLPEVSKVLLGAHALLANGSVMSRVGTAQLALVARAHNVPVLVCCETYKFCERVQTDAFVSNELDDPDDLLCERGEHVALANWQNHSSLRLLNLVYDVTPPELVDLVITELGMIPCSSVPVVLRVKSSDQ from the exons ATGGCTACCGCGGCTGTGGCTGTTCGCGAGG ACTCGGGATCTGGGATGAAGGCGGAGCTTGCTCCTCGGCCTGGG gcagaggggagggagatgACCCAAGAAGAAAAGCTGCAGCTtcggaaagaaaagaaacagcagaaGAAGAAAcggaaagaggaaaaggggacagaaaCAGAAACTGGCTCCGCTGTATCTGCAGCCCAGTGTCAAG GCCCAGCCAAACACCTGGCAGGACCGGACAGTCAGTTGGGCACTGCCAAGGAGAAAGTTCCAGCAGGTAGGAGTAAAGCTGAACTTCGAGCTGAACGGCGGGCCAAGCAAGAGGCTGAACGGGCCCTGAAGCAGGCAAGAAAAGGGGACCAAGGAGGGCCACCTCCTCAAGCCTGCCCCAGCACAGCTGGAGAAACCCCCTCAG gagtgaAGCGTCTGCCTGAGCATAGTCAGGTTGATGACCCCACACTTCTGAGAAGGCTTGTGAAAAAACCAGAGCGACAGCAG GTTCCTACACGAAAGGATTATGGATCCAAAGTCAGTCTCTTCTCCCACCTACCCCAGTACAGCAGACAAAACTCTTTGACCCAGTTTATGAG CATCCCATCCTCTGTGATCCACCCAGCCATGGTGCGGCTCGGCCTGCAGTACTCCCAGGGCCTGGTCAGTGGCTCCAATGCCCGGTGCATCGCCCTGCTTCGTGCCTTGCAGCAG GTGATTCAGGACTACACAACACCTCCCAGTGAAGAATTGTCAAGGGACCTAGTGAATAAACTAAAGCCCTACTTCAG ctTCCTGACTCAATGCCGTCCCCTGTCAGCCAGCATGTACAACGCCATCAAGTTCCTTAACAAGGAGATCACGGGTGTGAGCGGCTCTAAGCGGGAAGAGGAG GCCAAGTCAGAACTACGAGCAGCTATTGACCGATATATAAAAGAGAAGATTGTGCTTGCAGCTCAGGCAATCTCACGCTTTGCTTATAAGAAGATCAGTAATGGAGATGTGATCCTGGTATATGGATG CTCATCTCTGGTATCACACATTCTTCAGGAGGCTTGGGCTAAGGGCCGGCAATTTCGCGTGGTAGTGGTGGACAGCCGGCCACGGCTGGAGGCAAAGCACACACTACGTTCTCTGGTCCGTGCTGGGGTCCCTGCCTCCTACCTGCTGATTCCTGCAGCTTCCTATGTGCTCCCAGAG GTTTCTAAGGTGCTACTGGGAGCTCATGCTCTCCTGGCGAATGGGTCTGTGATGTCCCGGGTAGGGACAGCACAGCTGGCCCTGGTGGCACGGGCCCATAATGTACCAGTGCTGGTCTGCTGTGAAACATACAAGTTCTGTGAGCGTGTGCAGACTGATGCCTTTGTTTCTAATGAGCTAG ATGACCCTGATGATCTGCTGTGTGAGCGAGGAGAACATGTGGCCCTGGCTAACTGGCAGAACCACTCGTCGCTACGGTTGTTGAATCTGGTCTATGATGTGACCCCCCCAGAACTGGTAGACCTGGTGATCACAGAGCTGGGGATGATCCCTTGCAGTTCTGTACCTGTTGTCCTACGAGTCAAGAGTAGTGACCAGTGA
- the EIF2B4 gene encoding translation initiation factor eIF-2B subunit delta isoform X3, which translates to MATAAVAVREDSGSGMKAELAPRPGAEGREMTQEEKLQLRKEKKQQKKKRKEEKGTETETGSAVSAAQCQVGPAKHLAGPDSQLGTAKEKVPAGRSKAELRAERRAKQEAERALKQARKGDQGGPPPQACPSTAGETPSGVKRLPEHSQVDDPTLLRRLVKKPERQQVPTRKDYGSKVSLFSHLPQYSRQNSLTQFMSIPSSVIHPAMVRLGLQYSQGLVSGSNARCIALLRALQQVIQDYTTPPSEELSRDLVNKLKPYFSFLTQCRPLSASMYNAIKFLNKEITGVSGSKREEEAKSELRAAIDRYIKEKIVLAAQAISRFAYKKISNGDVILVYGCSSLVSHILQEAWAKGRQFRVVVVDSRPRLEAKHTLRSLVRAGVPASYLLIPAASYVLPEVSKVLLGAHALLANGSVMSRVGTAQLALVARAHNVPVLVCCETYKFCERVQTDAFVSNELDDPDDLLCERGEHVALANWQNHSSLRLLNLVYDVTPPELVDLVITELGMIPCSSVPVVLRVKSSDQ; encoded by the exons ATGGCTACCGCGGCTGTGGCTGTTCGCGAGG ACTCGGGATCTGGGATGAAGGCGGAGCTTGCTCCTCGGCCTGGG gcagaggggagggagatgACCCAAGAAGAAAAGCTGCAGCTtcggaaagaaaagaaacagcagaaGAAGAAAcggaaagaggaaaaggggacagaaaCAGAAACTGGCTCCGCTGTATCTGCAGCCCAGTGTCAAG TAGGCCCAGCCAAACACCTGGCAGGACCGGACAGTCAGTTGGGCACTGCCAAGGAGAAAGTTCCAGCAGGTAGGAGTAAAGCTGAACTTCGAGCTGAACGGCGGGCCAAGCAAGAGGCTGAACGGGCCCTGAAGCAGGCAAGAAAAGGGGACCAAGGAGGGCCACCTCCTCAAGCCTGCCCCAGCACAGCTGGAGAAACCCCCTCAG gagtgaAGCGTCTGCCTGAGCATAGTCAGGTTGATGACCCCACACTTCTGAGAAGGCTTGTGAAAAAACCAGAGCGACAGCAG GTTCCTACACGAAAGGATTATGGATCCAAAGTCAGTCTCTTCTCCCACCTACCCCAGTACAGCAGACAAAACTCTTTGACCCAGTTTATGAG CATCCCATCCTCTGTGATCCACCCAGCCATGGTGCGGCTCGGCCTGCAGTACTCCCAGGGCCTGGTCAGTGGCTCCAATGCCCGGTGCATCGCCCTGCTTCGTGCCTTGCAGCAG GTGATTCAGGACTACACAACACCTCCCAGTGAAGAATTGTCAAGGGACCTAGTGAATAAACTAAAGCCCTACTTCAG ctTCCTGACTCAATGCCGTCCCCTGTCAGCCAGCATGTACAACGCCATCAAGTTCCTTAACAAGGAGATCACGGGTGTGAGCGGCTCTAAGCGGGAAGAGGAG GCCAAGTCAGAACTACGAGCAGCTATTGACCGATATATAAAAGAGAAGATTGTGCTTGCAGCTCAGGCAATCTCACGCTTTGCTTATAAGAAGATCAGTAATGGAGATGTGATCCTGGTATATGGATG CTCATCTCTGGTATCACACATTCTTCAGGAGGCTTGGGCTAAGGGCCGGCAATTTCGCGTGGTAGTGGTGGACAGCCGGCCACGGCTGGAGGCAAAGCACACACTACGTTCTCTGGTCCGTGCTGGGGTCCCTGCCTCCTACCTGCTGATTCCTGCAGCTTCCTATGTGCTCCCAGAG GTTTCTAAGGTGCTACTGGGAGCTCATGCTCTCCTGGCGAATGGGTCTGTGATGTCCCGGGTAGGGACAGCACAGCTGGCCCTGGTGGCACGGGCCCATAATGTACCAGTGCTGGTCTGCTGTGAAACATACAAGTTCTGTGAGCGTGTGCAGACTGATGCCTTTGTTTCTAATGAGCTAG ATGACCCTGATGATCTGCTGTGTGAGCGAGGAGAACATGTGGCCCTGGCTAACTGGCAGAACCACTCGTCGCTACGGTTGTTGAATCTGGTCTATGATGTGACCCCCCCAGAACTGGTAGACCTGGTGATCACAGAGCTGGGGATGATCCCTTGCAGTTCTGTACCTGTTGTCCTACGAGTCAAGAGTAGTGACCAGTGA
- the EIF2B4 gene encoding translation initiation factor eIF-2B subunit delta isoform X1: MPSQQPAVPSTSPPKPSRSLSSSLCALFSDADSGSGMKAELAPRPGAEGREMTQEEKLQLRKEKKQQKKKRKEEKGTETETGSAVSAAQCQVGPAKHLAGPDSQLGTAKEKVPAGRSKAELRAERRAKQEAERALKQARKGDQGGPPPQACPSTAGETPSGVKRLPEHSQVDDPTLLRRLVKKPERQQVPTRKDYGSKVSLFSHLPQYSRQNSLTQFMSIPSSVIHPAMVRLGLQYSQGLVSGSNARCIALLRALQQVIQDYTTPPSEELSRDLVNKLKPYFSFLTQCRPLSASMYNAIKFLNKEITGVSGSKREEEAKSELRAAIDRYIKEKIVLAAQAISRFAYKKISNGDVILVYGCSSLVSHILQEAWAKGRQFRVVVVDSRPRLEAKHTLRSLVRAGVPASYLLIPAASYVLPEVSKVLLGAHALLANGSVMSRVGTAQLALVARAHNVPVLVCCETYKFCERVQTDAFVSNELDDPDDLLCERGEHVALANWQNHSSLRLLNLVYDVTPPELVDLVITELGMIPCSSVPVVLRVKSSDQ, translated from the exons ATGCCGAGCCAGCAACCAGCTGTGCCGAGTACGAGTCCCCCCAAACCCTCCCGGAGCCTCTCTAGTTCACTTTGTGCCCTGTTTTCTGATGCAGACTCGGGATCTGGGATGAAGGCGGAGCTTGCTCCTCGGCCTGGG gcagaggggagggagatgACCCAAGAAGAAAAGCTGCAGCTtcggaaagaaaagaaacagcagaaGAAGAAAcggaaagaggaaaaggggacagaaaCAGAAACTGGCTCCGCTGTATCTGCAGCCCAGTGTCAAG TAGGCCCAGCCAAACACCTGGCAGGACCGGACAGTCAGTTGGGCACTGCCAAGGAGAAAGTTCCAGCAGGTAGGAGTAAAGCTGAACTTCGAGCTGAACGGCGGGCCAAGCAAGAGGCTGAACGGGCCCTGAAGCAGGCAAGAAAAGGGGACCAAGGAGGGCCACCTCCTCAAGCCTGCCCCAGCACAGCTGGAGAAACCCCCTCAG gagtgaAGCGTCTGCCTGAGCATAGTCAGGTTGATGACCCCACACTTCTGAGAAGGCTTGTGAAAAAACCAGAGCGACAGCAG GTTCCTACACGAAAGGATTATGGATCCAAAGTCAGTCTCTTCTCCCACCTACCCCAGTACAGCAGACAAAACTCTTTGACCCAGTTTATGAG CATCCCATCCTCTGTGATCCACCCAGCCATGGTGCGGCTCGGCCTGCAGTACTCCCAGGGCCTGGTCAGTGGCTCCAATGCCCGGTGCATCGCCCTGCTTCGTGCCTTGCAGCAG GTGATTCAGGACTACACAACACCTCCCAGTGAAGAATTGTCAAGGGACCTAGTGAATAAACTAAAGCCCTACTTCAG ctTCCTGACTCAATGCCGTCCCCTGTCAGCCAGCATGTACAACGCCATCAAGTTCCTTAACAAGGAGATCACGGGTGTGAGCGGCTCTAAGCGGGAAGAGGAG GCCAAGTCAGAACTACGAGCAGCTATTGACCGATATATAAAAGAGAAGATTGTGCTTGCAGCTCAGGCAATCTCACGCTTTGCTTATAAGAAGATCAGTAATGGAGATGTGATCCTGGTATATGGATG CTCATCTCTGGTATCACACATTCTTCAGGAGGCTTGGGCTAAGGGCCGGCAATTTCGCGTGGTAGTGGTGGACAGCCGGCCACGGCTGGAGGCAAAGCACACACTACGTTCTCTGGTCCGTGCTGGGGTCCCTGCCTCCTACCTGCTGATTCCTGCAGCTTCCTATGTGCTCCCAGAG GTTTCTAAGGTGCTACTGGGAGCTCATGCTCTCCTGGCGAATGGGTCTGTGATGTCCCGGGTAGGGACAGCACAGCTGGCCCTGGTGGCACGGGCCCATAATGTACCAGTGCTGGTCTGCTGTGAAACATACAAGTTCTGTGAGCGTGTGCAGACTGATGCCTTTGTTTCTAATGAGCTAG ATGACCCTGATGATCTGCTGTGTGAGCGAGGAGAACATGTGGCCCTGGCTAACTGGCAGAACCACTCGTCGCTACGGTTGTTGAATCTGGTCTATGATGTGACCCCCCCAGAACTGGTAGACCTGGTGATCACAGAGCTGGGGATGATCCCTTGCAGTTCTGTACCTGTTGTCCTACGAGTCAAGAGTAGTGACCAGTGA
- the EIF2B4 gene encoding translation initiation factor eIF-2B subunit delta isoform X2, which produces MPSQQPAVPSTSPPKPSRSLSSSLCALFSDADSGSGMKAELAPRPGAEGREMTQEEKLQLRKEKKQQKKKRKEEKGTETETGSAVSAAQCQGPAKHLAGPDSQLGTAKEKVPAGRSKAELRAERRAKQEAERALKQARKGDQGGPPPQACPSTAGETPSGVKRLPEHSQVDDPTLLRRLVKKPERQQVPTRKDYGSKVSLFSHLPQYSRQNSLTQFMSIPSSVIHPAMVRLGLQYSQGLVSGSNARCIALLRALQQVIQDYTTPPSEELSRDLVNKLKPYFSFLTQCRPLSASMYNAIKFLNKEITGVSGSKREEEAKSELRAAIDRYIKEKIVLAAQAISRFAYKKISNGDVILVYGCSSLVSHILQEAWAKGRQFRVVVVDSRPRLEAKHTLRSLVRAGVPASYLLIPAASYVLPEVSKVLLGAHALLANGSVMSRVGTAQLALVARAHNVPVLVCCETYKFCERVQTDAFVSNELDDPDDLLCERGEHVALANWQNHSSLRLLNLVYDVTPPELVDLVITELGMIPCSSVPVVLRVKSSDQ; this is translated from the exons ATGCCGAGCCAGCAACCAGCTGTGCCGAGTACGAGTCCCCCCAAACCCTCCCGGAGCCTCTCTAGTTCACTTTGTGCCCTGTTTTCTGATGCAGACTCGGGATCTGGGATGAAGGCGGAGCTTGCTCCTCGGCCTGGG gcagaggggagggagatgACCCAAGAAGAAAAGCTGCAGCTtcggaaagaaaagaaacagcagaaGAAGAAAcggaaagaggaaaaggggacagaaaCAGAAACTGGCTCCGCTGTATCTGCAGCCCAGTGTCAAG GCCCAGCCAAACACCTGGCAGGACCGGACAGTCAGTTGGGCACTGCCAAGGAGAAAGTTCCAGCAGGTAGGAGTAAAGCTGAACTTCGAGCTGAACGGCGGGCCAAGCAAGAGGCTGAACGGGCCCTGAAGCAGGCAAGAAAAGGGGACCAAGGAGGGCCACCTCCTCAAGCCTGCCCCAGCACAGCTGGAGAAACCCCCTCAG gagtgaAGCGTCTGCCTGAGCATAGTCAGGTTGATGACCCCACACTTCTGAGAAGGCTTGTGAAAAAACCAGAGCGACAGCAG GTTCCTACACGAAAGGATTATGGATCCAAAGTCAGTCTCTTCTCCCACCTACCCCAGTACAGCAGACAAAACTCTTTGACCCAGTTTATGAG CATCCCATCCTCTGTGATCCACCCAGCCATGGTGCGGCTCGGCCTGCAGTACTCCCAGGGCCTGGTCAGTGGCTCCAATGCCCGGTGCATCGCCCTGCTTCGTGCCTTGCAGCAG GTGATTCAGGACTACACAACACCTCCCAGTGAAGAATTGTCAAGGGACCTAGTGAATAAACTAAAGCCCTACTTCAG ctTCCTGACTCAATGCCGTCCCCTGTCAGCCAGCATGTACAACGCCATCAAGTTCCTTAACAAGGAGATCACGGGTGTGAGCGGCTCTAAGCGGGAAGAGGAG GCCAAGTCAGAACTACGAGCAGCTATTGACCGATATATAAAAGAGAAGATTGTGCTTGCAGCTCAGGCAATCTCACGCTTTGCTTATAAGAAGATCAGTAATGGAGATGTGATCCTGGTATATGGATG CTCATCTCTGGTATCACACATTCTTCAGGAGGCTTGGGCTAAGGGCCGGCAATTTCGCGTGGTAGTGGTGGACAGCCGGCCACGGCTGGAGGCAAAGCACACACTACGTTCTCTGGTCCGTGCTGGGGTCCCTGCCTCCTACCTGCTGATTCCTGCAGCTTCCTATGTGCTCCCAGAG GTTTCTAAGGTGCTACTGGGAGCTCATGCTCTCCTGGCGAATGGGTCTGTGATGTCCCGGGTAGGGACAGCACAGCTGGCCCTGGTGGCACGGGCCCATAATGTACCAGTGCTGGTCTGCTGTGAAACATACAAGTTCTGTGAGCGTGTGCAGACTGATGCCTTTGTTTCTAATGAGCTAG ATGACCCTGATGATCTGCTGTGTGAGCGAGGAGAACATGTGGCCCTGGCTAACTGGCAGAACCACTCGTCGCTACGGTTGTTGAATCTGGTCTATGATGTGACCCCCCCAGAACTGGTAGACCTGGTGATCACAGAGCTGGGGATGATCCCTTGCAGTTCTGTACCTGTTGTCCTACGAGTCAAGAGTAGTGACCAGTGA
- the EIF2B4 gene encoding translation initiation factor eIF-2B subunit delta isoform X5 has translation MKAELAPRPGAEGREMTQEEKLQLRKEKKQQKKKRKEEKGTETETGSAVSAAQCQVGPAKHLAGPDSQLGTAKEKVPAGRSKAELRAERRAKQEAERALKQARKGDQGGPPPQACPSTAGETPSGVKRLPEHSQVDDPTLLRRLVKKPERQQVPTRKDYGSKVSLFSHLPQYSRQNSLTQFMSIPSSVIHPAMVRLGLQYSQGLVSGSNARCIALLRALQQVIQDYTTPPSEELSRDLVNKLKPYFSFLTQCRPLSASMYNAIKFLNKEITGVSGSKREEEAKSELRAAIDRYIKEKIVLAAQAISRFAYKKISNGDVILVYGCSSLVSHILQEAWAKGRQFRVVVVDSRPRLEAKHTLRSLVRAGVPASYLLIPAASYVLPEVSKVLLGAHALLANGSVMSRVGTAQLALVARAHNVPVLVCCETYKFCERVQTDAFVSNELDDPDDLLCERGEHVALANWQNHSSLRLLNLVYDVTPPELVDLVITELGMIPCSSVPVVLRVKSSDQ, from the exons ATGAAGGCGGAGCTTGCTCCTCGGCCTGGG gcagaggggagggagatgACCCAAGAAGAAAAGCTGCAGCTtcggaaagaaaagaaacagcagaaGAAGAAAcggaaagaggaaaaggggacagaaaCAGAAACTGGCTCCGCTGTATCTGCAGCCCAGTGTCAAG TAGGCCCAGCCAAACACCTGGCAGGACCGGACAGTCAGTTGGGCACTGCCAAGGAGAAAGTTCCAGCAGGTAGGAGTAAAGCTGAACTTCGAGCTGAACGGCGGGCCAAGCAAGAGGCTGAACGGGCCCTGAAGCAGGCAAGAAAAGGGGACCAAGGAGGGCCACCTCCTCAAGCCTGCCCCAGCACAGCTGGAGAAACCCCCTCAG gagtgaAGCGTCTGCCTGAGCATAGTCAGGTTGATGACCCCACACTTCTGAGAAGGCTTGTGAAAAAACCAGAGCGACAGCAG GTTCCTACACGAAAGGATTATGGATCCAAAGTCAGTCTCTTCTCCCACCTACCCCAGTACAGCAGACAAAACTCTTTGACCCAGTTTATGAG CATCCCATCCTCTGTGATCCACCCAGCCATGGTGCGGCTCGGCCTGCAGTACTCCCAGGGCCTGGTCAGTGGCTCCAATGCCCGGTGCATCGCCCTGCTTCGTGCCTTGCAGCAG GTGATTCAGGACTACACAACACCTCCCAGTGAAGAATTGTCAAGGGACCTAGTGAATAAACTAAAGCCCTACTTCAG ctTCCTGACTCAATGCCGTCCCCTGTCAGCCAGCATGTACAACGCCATCAAGTTCCTTAACAAGGAGATCACGGGTGTGAGCGGCTCTAAGCGGGAAGAGGAG GCCAAGTCAGAACTACGAGCAGCTATTGACCGATATATAAAAGAGAAGATTGTGCTTGCAGCTCAGGCAATCTCACGCTTTGCTTATAAGAAGATCAGTAATGGAGATGTGATCCTGGTATATGGATG CTCATCTCTGGTATCACACATTCTTCAGGAGGCTTGGGCTAAGGGCCGGCAATTTCGCGTGGTAGTGGTGGACAGCCGGCCACGGCTGGAGGCAAAGCACACACTACGTTCTCTGGTCCGTGCTGGGGTCCCTGCCTCCTACCTGCTGATTCCTGCAGCTTCCTATGTGCTCCCAGAG GTTTCTAAGGTGCTACTGGGAGCTCATGCTCTCCTGGCGAATGGGTCTGTGATGTCCCGGGTAGGGACAGCACAGCTGGCCCTGGTGGCACGGGCCCATAATGTACCAGTGCTGGTCTGCTGTGAAACATACAAGTTCTGTGAGCGTGTGCAGACTGATGCCTTTGTTTCTAATGAGCTAG ATGACCCTGATGATCTGCTGTGTGAGCGAGGAGAACATGTGGCCCTGGCTAACTGGCAGAACCACTCGTCGCTACGGTTGTTGAATCTGGTCTATGATGTGACCCCCCCAGAACTGGTAGACCTGGTGATCACAGAGCTGGGGATGATCCCTTGCAGTTCTGTACCTGTTGTCCTACGAGTCAAGAGTAGTGACCAGTGA
- the EIF2B4 gene encoding translation initiation factor eIF-2B subunit delta isoform X6, with the protein MVRLGLQYSQGLVSGSNARCIALLRALQQVIQDYTTPPSEELSRDLVNKLKPYFSFLTQCRPLSASMYNAIKFLNKEITGVSGSKREEEAKSELRAAIDRYIKEKIVLAAQAISRFAYKKISNGDVILVYGCSSLVSHILQEAWAKGRQFRVVVVDSRPRLEAKHTLRSLVRAGVPASYLLIPAASYVLPEVSKVLLGAHALLANGSVMSRVGTAQLALVARAHNVPVLVCCETYKFCERVQTDAFVSNELDDPDDLLCERGEHVALANWQNHSSLRLLNLVYDVTPPELVDLVITELGMIPCSSVPVVLRVKSSDQ; encoded by the exons ATGGTGCGGCTCGGCCTGCAGTACTCCCAGGGCCTGGTCAGTGGCTCCAATGCCCGGTGCATCGCCCTGCTTCGTGCCTTGCAGCAG GTGATTCAGGACTACACAACACCTCCCAGTGAAGAATTGTCAAGGGACCTAGTGAATAAACTAAAGCCCTACTTCAG ctTCCTGACTCAATGCCGTCCCCTGTCAGCCAGCATGTACAACGCCATCAAGTTCCTTAACAAGGAGATCACGGGTGTGAGCGGCTCTAAGCGGGAAGAGGAG GCCAAGTCAGAACTACGAGCAGCTATTGACCGATATATAAAAGAGAAGATTGTGCTTGCAGCTCAGGCAATCTCACGCTTTGCTTATAAGAAGATCAGTAATGGAGATGTGATCCTGGTATATGGATG CTCATCTCTGGTATCACACATTCTTCAGGAGGCTTGGGCTAAGGGCCGGCAATTTCGCGTGGTAGTGGTGGACAGCCGGCCACGGCTGGAGGCAAAGCACACACTACGTTCTCTGGTCCGTGCTGGGGTCCCTGCCTCCTACCTGCTGATTCCTGCAGCTTCCTATGTGCTCCCAGAG GTTTCTAAGGTGCTACTGGGAGCTCATGCTCTCCTGGCGAATGGGTCTGTGATGTCCCGGGTAGGGACAGCACAGCTGGCCCTGGTGGCACGGGCCCATAATGTACCAGTGCTGGTCTGCTGTGAAACATACAAGTTCTGTGAGCGTGTGCAGACTGATGCCTTTGTTTCTAATGAGCTAG ATGACCCTGATGATCTGCTGTGTGAGCGAGGAGAACATGTGGCCCTGGCTAACTGGCAGAACCACTCGTCGCTACGGTTGTTGAATCTGGTCTATGATGTGACCCCCCCAGAACTGGTAGACCTGGTGATCACAGAGCTGGGGATGATCCCTTGCAGTTCTGTACCTGTTGTCCTACGAGTCAAGAGTAGTGACCAGTGA